TCCCGCCGGTCCTTTTATGGCGCGGGATCCCCGCCGTCACGGCCGGAAGCTGCCCATGTTTGGGCTGCTACGAAGCGCGCGGCGGGGGGAATCCCTCGCGCCGGTGCCGACCAATAAGGCCGGGCCGGGAGTTACCTAGGAGACGGAGAGTataaaagaggcagaggagctCAGCATCCTCAGCATCCTCAGCACCGAGCGGACCGACTACCGGAGCACTAGTACCGGAGCACTACTAACGGGATCCGCAGCTCAGAGCCGCTTCTTCACACACTTTCTCACGAACACACTCGTCAGCCGCTTCCCGCCATGCTTCTGGAGCGCGAGGACAGCTTCATGTCGGAGTTTGAGGACGCGTGCAGCGCCTGGGTGGACAGCGTGGGCTCGAGCCCCAGCGACGGAGCCGACTCTGACGTGGGCTCACCTTTCtgccaaggtgtgtgtgtgctgatcgATAACTAATAATCAGATGCAGCAGGTGATGCGTTCAGTGTTTGGTGCATTCAGGGCTCACAGTGTTGCATAACTTAACTAAAgcatcctgctgcagctgctgttcatgtgttgctgtgtgggCTGATCAGCTGCCCACTGAGGAGATATTATGCAATGACaataacaccccccccccccccccctctctctcctcagttttCTCTCCGGGAACTGACGCCTCGGACTCGGATTTCTTCTCCGACTTCAGCGACTGCTCCTCGGACACGCTCTCGCCCTCCCTCGCCTACAGCGGCAGCTTCTTCACCGAGCCGGAGCCGGTACCGGGGCTGAGCAGCACCGCGGACGCGATCCTCAACATGATCACAGAGATCGTGGGGATCTGCACagagatggagcagcagcagcagcagcagcagcagcagggcgaCACCGGCTCTCTCCGTGAGTCCAGCCCGCCCTCTGCGGCGCCCTCCCCGGCCACAGCTTCTGCATCGCCCCCGCTCTTCGCTCCAGCTCCCAGCTCTCAGGCCGCAGCCGAGCCGCTGCCCCCCGCCACCATCTCACACCCAGTGGTAGTTAAGAGTGAGTTTGTgacctccagctgcagcagcgggTGTGGACACTCTTCAGTAGTCGGGAATGATGCTTCATACCCGGCCAGCACAGACTCTCTCCTCCCGCTCTCAGCTCTGGAGCAACAGGTGGATGTGGCTGATTTCATCGACTCCCTGCTGAGCTCCGAGGCCGCCCAGGGCGAGCACAAGCCCGTCTGCGAGGTGAAGCAGGAGCCGCTGGGTCTGGAGGACTGGCTGAGGAGTCTCGCGGCTGCACCGGGCACCGGAGGAGAATCCGCCGGCTACGTCATCAGCAGACCGGCGGGGAGGACGGAGCTCGTGCAGAGCAGCCTGCAcgccccccccgcccccctcccctccaccctgGACGcgcagctcctctcctccctcctgcaggGCGCGTTCCCGATGGTCAACGTCAGCGGCGTGCACGCCACAGGAGCCCCCAAACTGGCACGCGGGGGCAGGAGAGCTCCCGCCAGGAGCGCGCCGAAGGTGAAGCCGTTCCCGTGCTCCGTGCAGGGCTGCGAGCGCCGCTTCTCGCGCTCAGACGAGCTCAACAGGCACGTGCGCATCCACACGGGACAGAAGCCCTTCCAGTGCGCCATCTGCGCGCGCAGCTTCAGCCGCAGCGACCACCTGACcacgcacacgcgcacgcacacggGGGAGAAGCCCTTCTCGTGCGACGTGTGCGGGAAACGCTTCGCGCGCAGCGACGAGAGGAAGAGGCACGGGCGCGTGCACGTCAAGCAGCAGCTGCGCGCGCAGATGATGGCCGCCTACTCCCTGGCCCTGAACGCGCCCGGGGTGTGAGGGCGCGTGAGGTCGGCCGGTGAGGCCGCTCTGGAGTCAAGCTAAAGTTTCAGGATTTAAACCGTCAACCGGAAACGGTCAGAGAGACGTTTCCATGTGACGTCACAGTGGCCGGAAGCGGAGcag
The sequence above is a segment of the Pempheris klunzingeri isolate RE-2024b chromosome 23, fPemKlu1.hap1, whole genome shotgun sequence genome. Coding sequences within it:
- the LOC139223300 gene encoding early growth response protein 4-like; translated protein: MLLEREDSFMSEFEDACSAWVDSVGSSPSDGADSDVGSPFCQVFSPGTDASDSDFFSDFSDCSSDTLSPSLAYSGSFFTEPEPVPGLSSTADAILNMITEIVGICTEMEQQQQQQQQQGDTGSLRESSPPSAAPSPATASASPPLFAPAPSSQAAAEPLPPATISHPVVVKSEFVTSSCSSGCGHSSVVGNDASYPASTDSLLPLSALEQQVDVADFIDSLLSSEAAQGEHKPVCEVKQEPLGLEDWLRSLAAAPGTGGESAGYVISRPAGRTELVQSSLHAPPAPLPSTLDAQLLSSLLQGAFPMVNVSGVHATGAPKLARGGRRAPARSAPKVKPFPCSVQGCERRFSRSDELNRHVRIHTGQKPFQCAICARSFSRSDHLTTHTRTHTGEKPFSCDVCGKRFARSDERKRHGRVHVKQQLRAQMMAAYSLALNAPGV